The proteins below come from a single Sander vitreus isolate 19-12246 chromosome 15, sanVit1, whole genome shotgun sequence genomic window:
- the ubtf gene encoding nucleolar transcription factor 1 isoform X1, with product MNGEMEATTQDQGGILTIWAQDDLLNLLESMKLALPQKDLTKYKTSESHLDWQKVAFNSFTGEMCKQKWQEVSKEIRKFRTLTELIYDAQDYIKNPYKGKKIKKHPDFPKKPLTPYFRFFMEKRAKYAKLHPEMSNLDLTKILSKKYRELPDKKKKKYVEDFLRDKETFVHSMMKFRELHPDLMESMTKKGSNAPEKPKTPQQLWYNHEKKAVLKTRPDATTKDIKESLGKQWTQLSDKKRLKWIAKSLEQQKLYEETMREYIQQHPELNMTQGDIVKSTLTKAERHLKDKSDGRPDKPPPNGYSMFCAELMSSMKDVPSTERMVMCSQRWKLLKQNEKDAYQKRCEQRKKEFEIDMNRFLSSLSEEEQNRVLSEDKSGFKKGGANSPAAKKRASRAKVNPEKPKRPISAMFIFSEEKRPKLQAERPDLSDSELTRLLARMWNELPDKKKEKYKRLETVLKAESEKKEKEDRSRLPDPPKTAQDIWQQSVIGDYLARFKSDRPKAQKAMEATWSTMEKKEKIMWIKKAAEDQKRYERDLCEMRSPAAAIASGKKMKFEGEPKKPPSNGYQKFSQEMLSNGELNHLPMKERMTEIGSRWQRLTLKEKDRYKKIAEEKQRQYKVQLEQWLASLSSQERNTYKEYNSQKRRAPAKPGGPKAKVKKSDTEEEEEDEDEDEDDDREKASSEADSSSEDDDDDDDDDDDDDDKDEDDDDDDEAEDKENKSEDSSSESNSEGSSDSDSD from the exons ATGAATGGAGAAATGGAGGCAACCACCCAAGACCAAGGTGGGATTTTGACAA TATGGGCACAGGATGACCTCTTAAATCTGCTTGAGTCCATGAAATTGGCCCTGCCTCAGAAAGACCTGACTAAATACAAAACATCAGAGTCCCACCTCGACTGGCAGAAAGTGGCCTTTAACTCCTTCACAGGAGAGATGTGTAAGCAGAAGTGGCAGGAGGTCTCCAAAGAG ATTCGTAAATTCCGGACTCTAACAGAACTCATATATGATGCCCAAGATTACATCAAGAACCCTTACAAGGGCAAAAAGATAAAG AAACATCCAGATTTCCCCAAGAAGCCATTAACTCCATACTTCCGGTTCTTTATGGAAAAGAGGGCCAAATACGCAAAGTTGCACCCTGAGATGAGCAACCTAGACCTAACTAAAATCCTGTCCAAGAAGTACAGGGAGCTACCTGACAAAAAAAAG AAAAAGTATGTTGAGGACTTCTTACGAGACAAAGAAACATTTGTGCACAGCATGATGAAGTTCAG AGAACTACACCCAGACCTTATGGAGAGCATGACCAAGAAAGGTTCAAATGCACCAGAGAAGCCCAAGACACCCCAACAGCTGTGGTACAACCATGAAAAGAAGGCCGTCCTTAAGACACGCCCAGAT GCAACCACCAAAGACATTAAGGAGAGTCTTGGCAAACAGTGGACTCAGCTGTCTGACAAGAAGAGACTAAAATGGATCGCCAAGTCCCTGGAGCAGCAGAAACTGTATGAG GAGACAATGCGGGAGTACATCCAGCAGCACCCGGAGTTAAACATGACCCAAGGGGATATCGTCAAGTCCACCCTGACCAAGGCTGAGAGGCACCTGAAAGACAAATCTGACGGCCGACCTGACAAACCACCTCC AAATGGTTACTCGATGTTCTGTGCCGAGTTGATGTCGAGCATGAAGGATGTACCCAGCACAGAGCGCATGGTTATGTGTAGCCAGCGGTGGAAGCTTCTGAAGCAGAATGAGAAGGACGCCTACCAGAAACGCTGTGAACAG AGGAAGAAGGAGTTTGAAATTGATATGAACAGATTTCTCAGT TCTTTGTCAGAGGAGGAGCAAAACCGGGTTTTGTCTGAGGATAAATCAGGTTTTAAGAAGGGTGGAGCTAACAGTCCTGCTGCCAAAAAGAGGGCTTCTAGAGCAAAG GTCAATCCAGAGAAACCCAAAAGGCCAATTTCAGCCATGTTCATTTTCTCTGAGGAGAAGCGTCCCAAACTGCAGGCGGAGCGGCCAGATCTTTCTGACAGTGAGCTCACGAGACTCCTGGCCCGCATGTGGAATGAGCTGCCGGATAAGAAGAAG GAGAAGTATAAACGCCTAGAAACGGTCCTGAAGGCAGAGtcagagaagaaggagaaggaggatcGTAGTCGTCTGCCGGACCCACCCAAGACTGCACAGGACATCTGGCAGCAGAGTGTCATCGGAGACTACTTGGCCAGATTTAAG AGTGACCGGCCAAAGGCACAGAAAGCAATGGAAGCAACCTGGAGCACCatggagaaaaaagagaaaattatgTGGATCAAAAAGGCAGCAGAAGACCAGAAAAGATATGAG AGAGACCTGTGTGAGATGCGCTCACCTGCCGCTGCCATTGCCTCAGGGAAGAAGATGAAGTTTGAGGGTGAACCCAAGAAACCTCCATC AAACGGATATCAGAAGTTCTCTCAGGAGATGCTGTCCAACGGAGAGCTGAATCACCTCCCGATGAAAGAGCGGATGACGGAGATTGGCAGCCGCTGGCAGAGGTTAACGCTGAAGGAGAAGGACCGCTACAAGAAGATCGCAGAGGAGAAGCAGAGACAGTACAAAGTCCAACTGGAACAGTGGCTCGCT AGCTTGTCTTCACAAGAGAGAAACACTTACAAAGAATATAATTCACAA AAAAGGAGAGCTCCAGCCAAACCAGGAGGCCCCAAGGCAAAGGTCAAGAAATCT GacacggaggaggaggaggaggacgaggatgaGGACGAAGATGATGATCGTGAGAAGGCTTCCTCTGAGGCAGACTCATCCAGTGAGGACGACGACGAtgacgacgatgatgatgacgacgatGATGAT AAGGACGAGGATGATGACGATGACGACGAGGCAGAAGACAAGGAGAACAAGTCGGAGGACAGCAGCAGCGAATCGAATTCAGAGGGGTCGTCGGATTCTGATTCGGACTGA
- the atxn7l3a gene encoding ataxin-7-like protein 3, with amino-acid sequence MKMEDMPLSGPDNTRLEALVHDIYSELVEDACLGLCFEVHRAVKQGYFFLDETDQESMKEFEIVDQPGVDIFGQVYNQWKNKECECPNCKRLIAASRFAPHLEKCLGMGRNSSRIANRRLASNNNMSKSESDQEDNDDLNDNDWSYGAEKKAKKRKSDKNQNSPRRPKSLKHKNGELGSSVSSEPYKYNYNTGISYETLGPDEVRSLLTTQCGVISEHTKKMCTRSHRCPQHTDEQRRAVRLFLLGPSAPTLPDADAVVESDSFDIPDGQTLMSRLQWEDSPDISPSDSASSKASTNHSDSRRPKKKKRTSLGLNSGVGGGGGVVVGGGVVVGGGGGGGGSLTGGGGSSSSSQSNISFSTKKKRPKLSAPSISSIYDDLN; translated from the exons ATGAAAATGGAGGATATGCCCCTGTCAGGCCCAGACAACACCAGGCTGGAG GCCTTGGTCCATGACATCTACTCTGAGCTGGTAGAAGATGCCTGTTTGGGCCTGTGTTTCGAGGTTCACCGTGCTGTGAAACAGGGCTATTTCTTCTTGGATGAAACGGACCAAGAGAGCATGAAGGAGTTTG AAATAGTGGATCAGCCAGGTGTTGACATATTTGGCCAGGTGTACAATCAGTGGAAAAACAAAGAGTGTGAATGCCCGAACTGCAAAAGATTGATAGCAGCTTCTCGCTTCGCCCCGCACTTGGAGAAATGTCTCGGCATGGGACGCAACAGCAGTCGCATCGCCAACCGCAG ACTAGCCAGCAACAATAACATGAGCAAATCAGAGAGTGATCAGGAAGACAACGATGACCTCAATGATAACGACTGGTCGTAtggtgcagaaaaaaaag CCAAAAAGAGAAAGTCAGATAAg aATCAAAATTCCCCAAGAAGACCCAAATctctaaaacataaaaatg GTGAGCTTGGGAGCAGCGTCAGTTCAGAGCCTTACAAG TACAACTATAACACTGGCATCAGTTATGAAACTTTAGGCCCTGATGAAGTCAGATCCCTTTTAACAACG CAATGTGGGGTGATCTCTGAGCACACCAAGAAGATGTGTACCAG GTCTCATCGATGTCCCCAGCACACGGACGAACAGAGGAGGGCTGTCAGGCTGTTCCTCCTGGGGCCGTCCGC GCCGACGCTGCCTGATGCAGACGCTGTGGTGGAGAGCGACAGCTTTGACATTCCAGATGGACAGACCCTGATGAGCCGCCTACAGTGGGAAGACTCTCCTGATATTTCACCCAGTGACTCGGCCTCATCTAAAGCCA GCACCAACCATTCAGATTCTAGGAGGcccaagaaaaagaagaggacgTCTCTCGGTTTGAACAGTggagtaggaggaggaggaggggtagTAGTAGGAGGAGGGGTAGTAgtaggtggaggaggaggggggggggggagcctaACTGGaggcggcggcagcagcagcagttctcAGAGTAATATTAGCTTTTCGACCAAAAAAAAGAGGCCCAAACTCTCAGCACCTTCTATTTCCAGTATCTATGATGACCTAAACTAG
- the ubtf gene encoding nucleolar transcription factor 1 isoform X4, with product MNGEMEATTQDQVWAQDDLLNLLESMKLALPQKDLTKYKTSESHLDWQKVAFNSFTGEMCKQKWQEVSKEIRKFRTLTELIYDAQDYIKNPYKGKKIKKHPDFPKKPLTPYFRFFMEKRAKYAKLHPEMSNLDLTKILSKKYRELPDKKKKKYVEDFLRDKETFVHSMMKFRELHPDLMESMTKKGSNAPEKPKTPQQLWYNHEKKAVLKTRPDATTKDIKESLGKQWTQLSDKKRLKWIAKSLEQQKLYEETMREYIQQHPELNMTQGDIVKSTLTKAERHLKDKSDGRPDKPPPNGYSMFCAELMSSMKDVPSTERMVMCSQRWKLLKQNEKDAYQKRCEQRKKEFEIDMNRFLSSLSEEEQNRVLSEDKSGFKKGGANSPAAKKRASRAKVNPEKPKRPISAMFIFSEEKRPKLQAERPDLSDSELTRLLARMWNELPDKKKEKYKRLETVLKAESEKKEKEDRSRLPDPPKTAQDIWQQSVIGDYLARFKSDRPKAQKAMEATWSTMEKKEKIMWIKKAAEDQKRYERDLCEMRSPAAAIASGKKMKFEGEPKKPPSNGYQKFSQEMLSNGELNHLPMKERMTEIGSRWQRLTLKEKDRYKKIAEEKQRQYKVQLEQWLASLSSQERNTYKEYNSQKRRAPAKPGGPKAKVKKSDTEEEEEDEDEDEDDDREKASSEADSSSEDDDDDDDDDDDDDDDEDDDDDDEAEDKENKSEDSSSESNSEGSSDSDSD from the exons ATGAATGGAGAAATGGAGGCAACCACCCAAGACCAAG TATGGGCACAGGATGACCTCTTAAATCTGCTTGAGTCCATGAAATTGGCCCTGCCTCAGAAAGACCTGACTAAATACAAAACATCAGAGTCCCACCTCGACTGGCAGAAAGTGGCCTTTAACTCCTTCACAGGAGAGATGTGTAAGCAGAAGTGGCAGGAGGTCTCCAAAGAG ATTCGTAAATTCCGGACTCTAACAGAACTCATATATGATGCCCAAGATTACATCAAGAACCCTTACAAGGGCAAAAAGATAAAG AAACATCCAGATTTCCCCAAGAAGCCATTAACTCCATACTTCCGGTTCTTTATGGAAAAGAGGGCCAAATACGCAAAGTTGCACCCTGAGATGAGCAACCTAGACCTAACTAAAATCCTGTCCAAGAAGTACAGGGAGCTACCTGACAAAAAAAAG AAAAAGTATGTTGAGGACTTCTTACGAGACAAAGAAACATTTGTGCACAGCATGATGAAGTTCAG AGAACTACACCCAGACCTTATGGAGAGCATGACCAAGAAAGGTTCAAATGCACCAGAGAAGCCCAAGACACCCCAACAGCTGTGGTACAACCATGAAAAGAAGGCCGTCCTTAAGACACGCCCAGAT GCAACCACCAAAGACATTAAGGAGAGTCTTGGCAAACAGTGGACTCAGCTGTCTGACAAGAAGAGACTAAAATGGATCGCCAAGTCCCTGGAGCAGCAGAAACTGTATGAG GAGACAATGCGGGAGTACATCCAGCAGCACCCGGAGTTAAACATGACCCAAGGGGATATCGTCAAGTCCACCCTGACCAAGGCTGAGAGGCACCTGAAAGACAAATCTGACGGCCGACCTGACAAACCACCTCC AAATGGTTACTCGATGTTCTGTGCCGAGTTGATGTCGAGCATGAAGGATGTACCCAGCACAGAGCGCATGGTTATGTGTAGCCAGCGGTGGAAGCTTCTGAAGCAGAATGAGAAGGACGCCTACCAGAAACGCTGTGAACAG AGGAAGAAGGAGTTTGAAATTGATATGAACAGATTTCTCAGT TCTTTGTCAGAGGAGGAGCAAAACCGGGTTTTGTCTGAGGATAAATCAGGTTTTAAGAAGGGTGGAGCTAACAGTCCTGCTGCCAAAAAGAGGGCTTCTAGAGCAAAG GTCAATCCAGAGAAACCCAAAAGGCCAATTTCAGCCATGTTCATTTTCTCTGAGGAGAAGCGTCCCAAACTGCAGGCGGAGCGGCCAGATCTTTCTGACAGTGAGCTCACGAGACTCCTGGCCCGCATGTGGAATGAGCTGCCGGATAAGAAGAAG GAGAAGTATAAACGCCTAGAAACGGTCCTGAAGGCAGAGtcagagaagaaggagaaggaggatcGTAGTCGTCTGCCGGACCCACCCAAGACTGCACAGGACATCTGGCAGCAGAGTGTCATCGGAGACTACTTGGCCAGATTTAAG AGTGACCGGCCAAAGGCACAGAAAGCAATGGAAGCAACCTGGAGCACCatggagaaaaaagagaaaattatgTGGATCAAAAAGGCAGCAGAAGACCAGAAAAGATATGAG AGAGACCTGTGTGAGATGCGCTCACCTGCCGCTGCCATTGCCTCAGGGAAGAAGATGAAGTTTGAGGGTGAACCCAAGAAACCTCCATC AAACGGATATCAGAAGTTCTCTCAGGAGATGCTGTCCAACGGAGAGCTGAATCACCTCCCGATGAAAGAGCGGATGACGGAGATTGGCAGCCGCTGGCAGAGGTTAACGCTGAAGGAGAAGGACCGCTACAAGAAGATCGCAGAGGAGAAGCAGAGACAGTACAAAGTCCAACTGGAACAGTGGCTCGCT AGCTTGTCTTCACAAGAGAGAAACACTTACAAAGAATATAATTCACAA AAAAGGAGAGCTCCAGCCAAACCAGGAGGCCCCAAGGCAAAGGTCAAGAAATCT GacacggaggaggaggaggaggacgaggatgaGGACGAAGATGATGATCGTGAGAAGGCTTCCTCTGAGGCAGACTCATCCAGTGAGGACGACGACGAtgacgacgatgatgatgacgacgatGATGAT GACGAGGATGATGACGATGACGACGAGGCAGAAGACAAGGAGAACAAGTCGGAGGACAGCAGCAGCGAATCGAATTCAGAGGGGTCGTCGGATTCTGATTCGGACTGA
- the ubtf gene encoding nucleolar transcription factor 1 isoform X3 yields the protein MNGEMEATTQDQVWAQDDLLNLLESMKLALPQKDLTKYKTSESHLDWQKVAFNSFTGEMCKQKWQEVSKEIRKFRTLTELIYDAQDYIKNPYKGKKIKKHPDFPKKPLTPYFRFFMEKRAKYAKLHPEMSNLDLTKILSKKYRELPDKKKKKYVEDFLRDKETFVHSMMKFRELHPDLMESMTKKGSNAPEKPKTPQQLWYNHEKKAVLKTRPDATTKDIKESLGKQWTQLSDKKRLKWIAKSLEQQKLYEETMREYIQQHPELNMTQGDIVKSTLTKAERHLKDKSDGRPDKPPPNGYSMFCAELMSSMKDVPSTERMVMCSQRWKLLKQNEKDAYQKRCEQRKKEFEIDMNRFLSSLSEEEQNRVLSEDKSGFKKGGANSPAAKKRASRAKVNPEKPKRPISAMFIFSEEKRPKLQAERPDLSDSELTRLLARMWNELPDKKKEKYKRLETVLKAESEKKEKEDRSRLPDPPKTAQDIWQQSVIGDYLARFKSDRPKAQKAMEATWSTMEKKEKIMWIKKAAEDQKRYERDLCEMRSPAAAIASGKKMKFEGEPKKPPSNGYQKFSQEMLSNGELNHLPMKERMTEIGSRWQRLTLKEKDRYKKIAEEKQRQYKVQLEQWLASLSSQERNTYKEYNSQKRRAPAKPGGPKAKVKKSDTEEEEEDEDEDEDDDREKASSEADSSSEDDDDDDDDDDDDDDKDEDDDDDDEAEDKENKSEDSSSESNSEGSSDSDSD from the exons ATGAATGGAGAAATGGAGGCAACCACCCAAGACCAAG TATGGGCACAGGATGACCTCTTAAATCTGCTTGAGTCCATGAAATTGGCCCTGCCTCAGAAAGACCTGACTAAATACAAAACATCAGAGTCCCACCTCGACTGGCAGAAAGTGGCCTTTAACTCCTTCACAGGAGAGATGTGTAAGCAGAAGTGGCAGGAGGTCTCCAAAGAG ATTCGTAAATTCCGGACTCTAACAGAACTCATATATGATGCCCAAGATTACATCAAGAACCCTTACAAGGGCAAAAAGATAAAG AAACATCCAGATTTCCCCAAGAAGCCATTAACTCCATACTTCCGGTTCTTTATGGAAAAGAGGGCCAAATACGCAAAGTTGCACCCTGAGATGAGCAACCTAGACCTAACTAAAATCCTGTCCAAGAAGTACAGGGAGCTACCTGACAAAAAAAAG AAAAAGTATGTTGAGGACTTCTTACGAGACAAAGAAACATTTGTGCACAGCATGATGAAGTTCAG AGAACTACACCCAGACCTTATGGAGAGCATGACCAAGAAAGGTTCAAATGCACCAGAGAAGCCCAAGACACCCCAACAGCTGTGGTACAACCATGAAAAGAAGGCCGTCCTTAAGACACGCCCAGAT GCAACCACCAAAGACATTAAGGAGAGTCTTGGCAAACAGTGGACTCAGCTGTCTGACAAGAAGAGACTAAAATGGATCGCCAAGTCCCTGGAGCAGCAGAAACTGTATGAG GAGACAATGCGGGAGTACATCCAGCAGCACCCGGAGTTAAACATGACCCAAGGGGATATCGTCAAGTCCACCCTGACCAAGGCTGAGAGGCACCTGAAAGACAAATCTGACGGCCGACCTGACAAACCACCTCC AAATGGTTACTCGATGTTCTGTGCCGAGTTGATGTCGAGCATGAAGGATGTACCCAGCACAGAGCGCATGGTTATGTGTAGCCAGCGGTGGAAGCTTCTGAAGCAGAATGAGAAGGACGCCTACCAGAAACGCTGTGAACAG AGGAAGAAGGAGTTTGAAATTGATATGAACAGATTTCTCAGT TCTTTGTCAGAGGAGGAGCAAAACCGGGTTTTGTCTGAGGATAAATCAGGTTTTAAGAAGGGTGGAGCTAACAGTCCTGCTGCCAAAAAGAGGGCTTCTAGAGCAAAG GTCAATCCAGAGAAACCCAAAAGGCCAATTTCAGCCATGTTCATTTTCTCTGAGGAGAAGCGTCCCAAACTGCAGGCGGAGCGGCCAGATCTTTCTGACAGTGAGCTCACGAGACTCCTGGCCCGCATGTGGAATGAGCTGCCGGATAAGAAGAAG GAGAAGTATAAACGCCTAGAAACGGTCCTGAAGGCAGAGtcagagaagaaggagaaggaggatcGTAGTCGTCTGCCGGACCCACCCAAGACTGCACAGGACATCTGGCAGCAGAGTGTCATCGGAGACTACTTGGCCAGATTTAAG AGTGACCGGCCAAAGGCACAGAAAGCAATGGAAGCAACCTGGAGCACCatggagaaaaaagagaaaattatgTGGATCAAAAAGGCAGCAGAAGACCAGAAAAGATATGAG AGAGACCTGTGTGAGATGCGCTCACCTGCCGCTGCCATTGCCTCAGGGAAGAAGATGAAGTTTGAGGGTGAACCCAAGAAACCTCCATC AAACGGATATCAGAAGTTCTCTCAGGAGATGCTGTCCAACGGAGAGCTGAATCACCTCCCGATGAAAGAGCGGATGACGGAGATTGGCAGCCGCTGGCAGAGGTTAACGCTGAAGGAGAAGGACCGCTACAAGAAGATCGCAGAGGAGAAGCAGAGACAGTACAAAGTCCAACTGGAACAGTGGCTCGCT AGCTTGTCTTCACAAGAGAGAAACACTTACAAAGAATATAATTCACAA AAAAGGAGAGCTCCAGCCAAACCAGGAGGCCCCAAGGCAAAGGTCAAGAAATCT GacacggaggaggaggaggaggacgaggatgaGGACGAAGATGATGATCGTGAGAAGGCTTCCTCTGAGGCAGACTCATCCAGTGAGGACGACGACGAtgacgacgatgatgatgacgacgatGATGAT AAGGACGAGGATGATGACGATGACGACGAGGCAGAAGACAAGGAGAACAAGTCGGAGGACAGCAGCAGCGAATCGAATTCAGAGGGGTCGTCGGATTCTGATTCGGACTGA
- the ubtf gene encoding nucleolar transcription factor 1 isoform X2 has protein sequence MNGEMEATTQDQGGILTIWAQDDLLNLLESMKLALPQKDLTKYKTSESHLDWQKVAFNSFTGEMCKQKWQEVSKEIRKFRTLTELIYDAQDYIKNPYKGKKIKKHPDFPKKPLTPYFRFFMEKRAKYAKLHPEMSNLDLTKILSKKYRELPDKKKKKYVEDFLRDKETFVHSMMKFRELHPDLMESMTKKGSNAPEKPKTPQQLWYNHEKKAVLKTRPDATTKDIKESLGKQWTQLSDKKRLKWIAKSLEQQKLYEETMREYIQQHPELNMTQGDIVKSTLTKAERHLKDKSDGRPDKPPPNGYSMFCAELMSSMKDVPSTERMVMCSQRWKLLKQNEKDAYQKRCEQRKKEFEIDMNRFLSSLSEEEQNRVLSEDKSGFKKGGANSPAAKKRASRAKVNPEKPKRPISAMFIFSEEKRPKLQAERPDLSDSELTRLLARMWNELPDKKKEKYKRLETVLKAESEKKEKEDRSRLPDPPKTAQDIWQQSVIGDYLARFKSDRPKAQKAMEATWSTMEKKEKIMWIKKAAEDQKRYERDLCEMRSPAAAIASGKKMKFEGEPKKPPSNGYQKFSQEMLSNGELNHLPMKERMTEIGSRWQRLTLKEKDRYKKIAEEKQRQYKVQLEQWLASLSSQERNTYKEYNSQKRRAPAKPGGPKAKVKKSDTEEEEEDEDEDEDDDREKASSEADSSSEDDDDDDDDDDDDDDDEDDDDDDEAEDKENKSEDSSSESNSEGSSDSDSD, from the exons ATGAATGGAGAAATGGAGGCAACCACCCAAGACCAAGGTGGGATTTTGACAA TATGGGCACAGGATGACCTCTTAAATCTGCTTGAGTCCATGAAATTGGCCCTGCCTCAGAAAGACCTGACTAAATACAAAACATCAGAGTCCCACCTCGACTGGCAGAAAGTGGCCTTTAACTCCTTCACAGGAGAGATGTGTAAGCAGAAGTGGCAGGAGGTCTCCAAAGAG ATTCGTAAATTCCGGACTCTAACAGAACTCATATATGATGCCCAAGATTACATCAAGAACCCTTACAAGGGCAAAAAGATAAAG AAACATCCAGATTTCCCCAAGAAGCCATTAACTCCATACTTCCGGTTCTTTATGGAAAAGAGGGCCAAATACGCAAAGTTGCACCCTGAGATGAGCAACCTAGACCTAACTAAAATCCTGTCCAAGAAGTACAGGGAGCTACCTGACAAAAAAAAG AAAAAGTATGTTGAGGACTTCTTACGAGACAAAGAAACATTTGTGCACAGCATGATGAAGTTCAG AGAACTACACCCAGACCTTATGGAGAGCATGACCAAGAAAGGTTCAAATGCACCAGAGAAGCCCAAGACACCCCAACAGCTGTGGTACAACCATGAAAAGAAGGCCGTCCTTAAGACACGCCCAGAT GCAACCACCAAAGACATTAAGGAGAGTCTTGGCAAACAGTGGACTCAGCTGTCTGACAAGAAGAGACTAAAATGGATCGCCAAGTCCCTGGAGCAGCAGAAACTGTATGAG GAGACAATGCGGGAGTACATCCAGCAGCACCCGGAGTTAAACATGACCCAAGGGGATATCGTCAAGTCCACCCTGACCAAGGCTGAGAGGCACCTGAAAGACAAATCTGACGGCCGACCTGACAAACCACCTCC AAATGGTTACTCGATGTTCTGTGCCGAGTTGATGTCGAGCATGAAGGATGTACCCAGCACAGAGCGCATGGTTATGTGTAGCCAGCGGTGGAAGCTTCTGAAGCAGAATGAGAAGGACGCCTACCAGAAACGCTGTGAACAG AGGAAGAAGGAGTTTGAAATTGATATGAACAGATTTCTCAGT TCTTTGTCAGAGGAGGAGCAAAACCGGGTTTTGTCTGAGGATAAATCAGGTTTTAAGAAGGGTGGAGCTAACAGTCCTGCTGCCAAAAAGAGGGCTTCTAGAGCAAAG GTCAATCCAGAGAAACCCAAAAGGCCAATTTCAGCCATGTTCATTTTCTCTGAGGAGAAGCGTCCCAAACTGCAGGCGGAGCGGCCAGATCTTTCTGACAGTGAGCTCACGAGACTCCTGGCCCGCATGTGGAATGAGCTGCCGGATAAGAAGAAG GAGAAGTATAAACGCCTAGAAACGGTCCTGAAGGCAGAGtcagagaagaaggagaaggaggatcGTAGTCGTCTGCCGGACCCACCCAAGACTGCACAGGACATCTGGCAGCAGAGTGTCATCGGAGACTACTTGGCCAGATTTAAG AGTGACCGGCCAAAGGCACAGAAAGCAATGGAAGCAACCTGGAGCACCatggagaaaaaagagaaaattatgTGGATCAAAAAGGCAGCAGAAGACCAGAAAAGATATGAG AGAGACCTGTGTGAGATGCGCTCACCTGCCGCTGCCATTGCCTCAGGGAAGAAGATGAAGTTTGAGGGTGAACCCAAGAAACCTCCATC AAACGGATATCAGAAGTTCTCTCAGGAGATGCTGTCCAACGGAGAGCTGAATCACCTCCCGATGAAAGAGCGGATGACGGAGATTGGCAGCCGCTGGCAGAGGTTAACGCTGAAGGAGAAGGACCGCTACAAGAAGATCGCAGAGGAGAAGCAGAGACAGTACAAAGTCCAACTGGAACAGTGGCTCGCT AGCTTGTCTTCACAAGAGAGAAACACTTACAAAGAATATAATTCACAA AAAAGGAGAGCTCCAGCCAAACCAGGAGGCCCCAAGGCAAAGGTCAAGAAATCT GacacggaggaggaggaggaggacgaggatgaGGACGAAGATGATGATCGTGAGAAGGCTTCCTCTGAGGCAGACTCATCCAGTGAGGACGACGACGAtgacgacgatgatgatgacgacgatGATGAT GACGAGGATGATGACGATGACGACGAGGCAGAAGACAAGGAGAACAAGTCGGAGGACAGCAGCAGCGAATCGAATTCAGAGGGGTCGTCGGATTCTGATTCGGACTGA